The following DNA comes from Sphingomonas flavescens.
CTGCCGATTGGTCGCCGGGGATGCTGATCGCACCAGACTGGAGATCCGCACGAATCTTCGGCGCGTTAATGAAGTCTACGCGCGCGTTGAGCGAGGCAAAGCATGCCGGGTAAGCGCACGCGGAAACTGGCTGAGGTGCCAGTGCAAACCGAGCGACTTACAGCTGCCCGGCGATGATGACGCCCCCGAGAGCTTCACAATGCCGTCGAGTAGCACGCACCTACCTCAGATCACTAAAAAGCAGACGGCCTAGCTTCCCTCTGGAGTCGGCCTTTCCTGATGTCCGCTTTCCACCCAAAGCAGACATCAGCCCCCGATCGGCCCCGGGGGTGTTCTGGTGTCTAAGTCTCAGCCCGCAGCGGTAGCACTTCGCCGTACCCAGCTGTCGGTCGTGCGATCGCAGACCATCAAATCTGGATAGGGGCGGCACAAAAGGTTTGCCGCATCGGGTGGGCCGTCGAGCCAGTCACGCCAATCCTGACGCTTGAGGATGACTGGCATTCGATCATGGACGTCAGCCACGTGGATGCAGGCCTCGGTCATGATCATCGTGTAAGCAGGACCCCATTCCGGGGTGTCACGCCAAATGCCTGCCACGGCGAAAACTTCTTGGCCAGGCAGCGAGAACCAAGTCCTCGTTTTGGCGCCCTTTTCTCCCTCGGCTTCAGCAAAAGCGCTCACAGGGATCAGACAGCGCCGCTCCTGGAAGCTGAAGCGCCACATGAAGCTGTCCAGCTTGTCCGACCGCGCATTGTTCACGGGTTTGGGCTTGCTGCCAGGCTTTGAATCTCGTGACTTGAAAGGAAATCCCCATACCATCGAGCGCAAGGCGCCATTGACCAAGACGATGTCGGGGTAGCCCGGGTGAACCTCTCCACGGCCGGCGTTCCCGACTTCACCGACCTTAGCGTCGAACAGCTGGGCGACTTCCTCGTTGGAGTTTTTCAAGCGGTAGAGATTGCACATGGACGAACCCTAGCTCCCCACGGTCGCGGCCGACAGCGGTCAGTCACGCATTCGACGGTACAACTGCCGCCACCCACCTTCCGTGGCCGGGAAACGATCTTCACCGGGCAGTCTGTTGGTGGCCTTTACCCAGTTCGGTCGCAGACCACAGGCCGCGCACGTCAGCCGATAGTGCAGGGTCGCGAGCTGCGTATTCCAGCCCCGCAACAGGCAATATCGATTGAAGCGCTCAGCGCTGAGGATGCTGACGTGACCGCACCGGCATTGGACGTGCACGTTCGCGTTGAGGCGGATCAAATCAAGCAAGCAGTCGAGCCGACTATTAGCAGACATCAGGGCCGCCGGCGCACTGACCAGATCACAGCCGACAAGGCGGTCAGCAGCGCCGCCAATCCCATCATCAACGAACCATCAAGCACAAGCATCTCGCGACTCCATCGCAGCGCTTGTTCTACTTTTGTTCACATGTAGGAAAGCCGAATGTTGCTGCCTCGGGCTTAAATCTCCAGCGCTTCCGACATCTCCAGGGCATCATCCACCTCGACACCAAGGTAGCGCACCGTGCTCTCCAGCTTGGTGTGCCCGAGCAGCAGCTGGCAGGCTCGCAGATTGCCAGTCTTTTTGTAGAGCAGCGCCACCTTCGTCCGCCGCAAGCTATGAGTGCCGTATCCGGCTGGATCTAGGCCAACGAGCTGGACCCATTGGTCAACGAGCCGCGCATACTGTCTGGTCGTGATCGGGCGGCCGTGTCGCACCCTGCTTGGAAACAGAAAGTCGTCAGACTTTAGCGAGCGACGATCGATCCACGCGGCAATGGAGCGCCGTGCCTGCTCGGTAATCTCGAACTGGACGGGGCGACCGGTCTTCTGCTGCATTACCATGACACGAGACCTGACACCGCTTGCGGTCATGACATCGCCGACCCGCAGTTTGACAAGGTCACACCCGCGTAGCTTGCTGTCGAGCGCGAGGTCGAACAGGGCCAAGTCCCTTAATCGGTTACTGACCTGCAGGCGGACGCGGATGCCCCAGACATGAAAGGGCTTGAGAGCAAGCTTGGCTCCGGTCGGCGGGCGGCCAGGAAACCGGAAGGCGGGTGAGTGAAGCATCGGACAAACTCCAGCTAAGCTGAAAGTCGCTACGCGTCGCGCTCCTGCAGGGTCCGCTCCCGTCAGCCGATTACCAAGGCAAGCACCAGTACGAGAACGGTGGCTGCGAGGATTAAGCGCCAGTCGGGATGATTTGCCGGCCGCTGGCCTTTCGCCCTCAACGACATGCCCGGGCAATGATCCGTCCGTTGTCCCACCTCGGCTTGTAGACTGCCTGGGCGCGCTGAAGCTGCCAGCAGGACAAATTAATGGCTCCGGCCCACACAACAGCGACGGTCCGGCCAAATCTGTCGACAGTGATAGCTTGATATCGGACCCGGCCGTTTCGCAGGGCAGCCATCAGGCTGCGCTTCGAAGCCTGTCCGTCGCCTGCCGTGCAGACTCTCCACGCGGGGCAGTGGGAGATTTCCGGCGCATCGATGCCGAGCAACCTGATCCGCTCGCTTCCACAACGCAGCGAGTCTCCGTCGACGACGTAAGCACTGGGACAGTCAATCATATTGCTACTTTAGTCGCTCGCCGCACGCGCGCTAGCGTCAGCAATGGGTCGAAATCAGACATTCCGGCTATCTTACGTTTCGTCAGGCCGTTTGCTCGGCCAGCATCTCTTCAACATGGCTCAACTTGTCCGGGTTACGGACGATATAGAGTGCGGTAATTTTTCCGCCCTCCACTTCAAGTGCTGTAGTCTGCAGCACCTCTCCGCGATCGATGCTCACGAAGCCGGGAAGGCCATCGATCATCACGTTACATAGCAATCGCGGTCGGTAGGCAGCCTTTCGCGCCAACCCCTCGAACAAGCGGATTACGCGATCCATGCCGCGGACGACGTTACGGAAGGCAAGCACCTTGCCGCCACCATCGGAAAAGACCGCGACCTCGTCCGCAAGGATTCCGCTCAACATTTTGATGTCGCCTTTCGTGCTGGCCTCATGAAAGGCGCGCACGAGTTCCGACGCGCTTTGCGGCGATAGCGTAAAGCGGGGTCGCGCCTCACGCACGTGGCGGCGGGCGCGAGATGCGAGCTGGCGAACCGCTGCGGGTTCACGTTCCAGCGTGGCCGCCACTTCGTTCAGTGGGGTTTCGAAAATGTCATGCAATAGGAAGGCGGCGCGCTCGAGTGTGGAGAGCCTCTCCATGGCCATCATGAGCGTGAGGGTGACGTCGTCGGCAATTGCCTCCTCGTCGGCTTGCTGCAACAGCGGCTCCGGCAACCAGGCGCCGACATATTCCTCGCGCCGAGCCCGCGCCGATTTCAGCTGGTCGAGGCACAGGCGAGTCACGATCCGGGTGAGATAGGCGGCCGGCACGTCGACTCCGCCGCTGACTACTGCCCAACGGGGCCACGCGTCCTGGACGACGTCCTCCGCCTCGCTCAGCGACCCCAGCATGCGGTAAGCGAGGCGCAGCAACCGCGGTCGCTGCGCCTCGAAGACGGCCAGGCGCTGGTCAGGCTGCATCGCGCATCGCTGCGCCACGTGGCGGATGAGCGACTTGGAAGCCGACCTGAAGTCGATTCCAGACGTTGATCGCGCCGATGGCGAAGGTCAGTTGCACCCGCTCCTCCTCACTAAATTGTTCGGCGAGCGCGTTGTACGCGTCGTCCGGTGCGCCATCATCCGCGACCCGGGTCAGGGCTTCGGTCCACGCCAGCGCCGCCCGCTCGCGCTCTGAAAAGAGGTACGAGTCGCGCCAAGCGTTGAGCAGGTACAGCTTCATCTCGTCCACTCCACGCTTACGCAAGTCGCTGGTGTGCATGTAAATGCAGAAGGCGCAGCCATTGATCTGGGACGCGCGCAACTTCACCAGTTCCAGCAGTTCCGGATCGATCGCTTGGGCCAGCGCTTGCTCGAGCGCGACCATTGCCTTGAAGCCGGCGGGGAACACTGCAGACGGGTTGTCGAGGCGGGGGGTCATAGTCGGTCTCCTTGTAACGAGCATCGAGGCGCTCGAGACAAATGACGAGACGGGTCCGACCGATGTGACATCGGTTCGAAGAATTTTGAAAAATTGTCCCACGCCGGGCGCCAGCCAATGTCCGCAATGGGTCAAAGGCGGACGGAAACGCGTGGAGTAAGTCAGGCGATGGCCAGGATGGTGAGGGTGTGGCCGTTGGGGAGTTCAATCTCATCGCCCAGCTCAGCGCCAAGCATTGCCCGAACTAGCGGCGCATTGAAGCCGATGCGTGCGGTCGCCGGGTCGCTCTCGTCGTGGCCGACAATCTCAACAGTCCGAGACTGATTTTCGCGCTTGTAGGTCACCAAAGTACCAATCGCGACAGTCTCGCCAGAGGGCACCGGTGCCAACTGAGCGCTGGCTTGGCGGACGCGCCAGTATCGAGCATCTCGCAGCACGGCATTGCGCTCCTCTTCCGGAAGCGGATCCGCGAGACGAGCCTCAAGTTCGGCGACACGCGCTTCGATTAACGCGAGCCCGCGTGGCGTTACGAGGTTCGGGCCTGGAGGAATGGGCAGCTCGAACCTCGGCTCGAGATGCTCCTCGTCGCTCTCGCGTCGGAATGCGACGCTCATTGAACGGGATGTCCTTGGCTCATGCCCGTGAGGGTAGGCACGTCCGCAACGGGTGGAAAGCGGTCGTTAGCTCAACGCCAGTCGCTCGGCCCGCTGCGCGAGTGTCTCGAGGGCGTCGCGCTCCTCGCGACCCGCTGGCAATTCTACGGCACCAGCTAATTTTCGGATGCGGTTGAGTTCCGGGTCTCGAAGCGAGCAAGATGTGAAGTCGTCCCAGTCGTGCGCCCCGCCAGTTCCCTCAAGGAACGCCCTGATGGTCTGAACCACATAAGCGGCTTCCTCGCGCCGCCCCTCCAGTCGCCTGCCGCGTCTGAAATTGGCCCATGCTCGGAAGAAGCTCATTCCGGAATGCTATTCCGGGCGGTGCAGTGTCCACAATGGGTGGAAAGCTGTCACTCGACCTGTAAGCTCCAGGCATGAAGGTTGAACTCATGCAAGTCGGCGCTCCGCAATCTCTGGAAATGGACCGAGACGGATTGCAAGCGGTGCGCGCTTACTTGAAACAGACTTATCCGGACTTGAAGACGCGCACATCGGGCATTGTGACGTTCGTGTCTTTCGCTGGCTCTGAGTTCATCTTCGAGAATGAGTGGGATGAACCCTACCTTCTCGCGGCGACGGCAGAAGGTGATGACCTACTTAGGGGCGTCCAGAACCGTTTCAGCTAATGTCCGCAATGGGTGGAAAGCAGACATTAGACGCCAAGCAGGCGATGGCTCGCGCTTATCCAAACCGATGTATTGCCGATGGGCTCTTCCGTGAGATTCATGGCGAGGAGCACCGCTGCCCCAACGAGCGTTGCAATATGGATACCGCGGCGGCTCGCGATGTCGAATGCGACTACGGAGGCGATGAGTCCAACGAAGATGTAGAGCCCGAACGCGCTGATCTCATGTATTCGGCCGATGGCAGCGCCGAGCAGGCCGAGGCTTCCCATGATGACCCATCGCTTATGGAACTCAGGCTTGTCGCGCAGCAACATCGCCGCGCCGGCCAGGAGTCCGAACATGGCTAGATCTGCAAGTTCTCCATAGAAGAAGGAGAGAGCCGCATCGCCATCGCCAGCATAATAGTCGTGAATAGTATCGCGAGCTGCGACGATGGTCCCCATCAACAGCATCGGAATAATGAGCCACCCAGCAAAGGAACCGATCTTGCGGTGCAAACGCAGGCGCCTGGTCGCGGCCAGAAACGCCTGAAGGGCGAGAAGCGCAGTCCACGCGAAGAAGAGGGCACCGTGCACATGCACGACGAGCGGCTTTTCCAACGTGCCTTTCGCCATCGGCAGGAAGAAGCTTCGCGCAAACCCCGCGAGCACCAGCATCGCAAAAACAATTGCAAAGCCGACGAAGTAGGCATGAATCTTTTTAGGGACGCGGCGCTTGTGTTTGCGCTCGGGCATCGGAGCAAAACGGCCAGGTAACGCAAGCGGCTCAGTGGCCCCGACCGGCATTAGAAGTCCCCCTGGCCGCCGATCGTGTCACCCTTTGTTAATGTCCGCAACGGGTGGAAATCAGACGGTTAGCTTTCAGTGCGCGCGCTCATCCACAGTTTGTTGCGAGCAATTCCGATCGGAGCGAGCGAACTCTGCATATCGAATGCTTGGTTCAGTTCGATATGTACACTTCGGGGAAGCCCTGCTTGCGCCAGCGTTCAACGTCTTCCTGCATCGTCTTGCGCTTCTGAGCTGGAGACACATCGTCAGTCGCAAAACTTACATTCGCGCTTACCGGCGTGCCGCGTTTGCTGCACTCCTGCAACATCAGAGGAAAGTAGCTTTTGATAATCGGAAGCGCGTTCTTGAGACTGGGCCACGCCCCCCGATATCCTTCCGGCGCAGGCTTCGTCTTTGTTGCATGAAAGCAGAGCGAATTTTGACCATTGATCGGCTCGCGTAAATCGACCCACATGATAAAATTCATGGGCTCGCCAGGTTCCAGTGACTTCCCTGAAGCAGAGGATCGGTCTGAAGCCGATCCGGAAAGTTTATCGTTGCCAGGATGTGCTGACTGCTTCGGCTCGGCGACTTGGCTCGTGGCGACGTATTTCCAGACCTCGGAGGGGTCTGCGATCTTGATCTCGTGACTTGCCGGTGGCGCCTGCGCCAGCTGGATGTTGGCTTTGGCCTCGTCCATCGCATAGCTCTCACCGGGTTTGGACTTGCATTGGAACTGGGGAGTCCAGCCATTTGCTGCCGGATAAAGTCGCTCTGCTAAGGCTGCCAGCTGAGTCATCATTTTTGCTTCGCCGCCATAACCTGGATCTGCAAAATTTGCGGGTGCCACCACGATTAAGTTTGAGTTTGGGCCATCACATTCGCCTTGCGAACAGATTGTGACGATACAGCTCCGCCAATCCTGTCCTTGAGCATGTCCAGCTGCAGTAATGCACAAGACGCACAACCCGACTAAACTCGTTAAGAGCCGCAATTCCCGTCCCCCAGCCGTCATCGAAACTAGCTGAATGCTACTTAGCTCATTTTAGGTCTGCAAGCGTGAGGATAACGTCTGATTTGAGTGGAAAGCGGTCGTAAGCGGACCGTCGATAACAGCCAAAGTTCGCAGTACCGGCCCTCAGCGATCCAGATTCATTTCGCGACTGACGCCAATTCGATCAATAAACGATTGGTCGTGGCTGACGAGCAAGAGGGCACCGTCATACTGCGACAAAGCTTGCTCCAGGGCTTCGATCGATTCCAGGTCGACGTGATTGGTTGGTTCGTCGAGGGCAAGCAGCTGTGGAGGAGAAGCTCCGCCGAGGACGACTGCAAGGGCGGCTCGCAATCGTTCGCCGCCAGACAATGTGCCGACCGGCCGCTGTGCTTCGCGGTTGCGGAAGGCAAATCGCGCGAGAGCCGCGTGCGATGACTCCCGCGTCGCTTCACGGTGACGCCGTTGATAATTCTCGATCACGGTCAGCGTTGGATCGAGAAGAGCAACGTGCTGGTCCATCATTGCCAAGCAGCCTTCAGCGCGTTTGACGGAGCCGGAAGCGGGCATGATCTCGCCCATGGCAAGTCGAAGCAAGGTGGACTTTCCCGCGCCGTTAGAACCTCTGACCGCGACCCTTTCCGGGCCACGGATGTCGAGTGACCAGGGGCCGAGGACGCGATCTGGGCCGACCGCGACGGTTGCATCCTCAATGGACAACAGCTCCTTCGACGAAGAAAGGCGACTGCTGGGCAGGTCGAACGTCAGAGGGACGGTGAGTTCGACGAGGGCGTTCGCCTCTGAGAACTTCTGGGCAGCCTGGTTCAACTGACGCTCGGCGCGCTTTCCGTCTCGCCCGGTGCTGTTCTCCGCTCGCTCGGCTTGCCGCCCCATCAGGATTTTGGGCGCGCTTCCGCTCGCGGCGTAGGTCTTCCCGGCGCGGTCGCGGCGCGCTTTGTTTTCGTGGCGGGCCTGCGCGATGCGTTTCACTTCCTTCAGGTCCTGATCTGCTGCTGCCAATGTCGCCCGGGCGCGCTCCCGCTCGGCTTCCCTTGCAGCGGCAAAGTCCGACCACC
Coding sequences within:
- a CDS encoding SOS response-associated peptidase: MCNLYRLKNSNEEVAQLFDAKVGEVGNAGRGEVHPGYPDIVLVNGALRSMVWGFPFKSRDSKPGSKPKPVNNARSDKLDSFMWRFSFQERRCLIPVSAFAEAEGEKGAKTRTWFSLPGQEVFAVAGIWRDTPEWGPAYTMIMTEACIHVADVHDRMPVILKRQDWRDWLDGPPDAANLLCRPYPDLMVCDRTTDSWVRRSATAAG
- a CDS encoding tyrosine-type recombinase/integrase, yielding MLHSPAFRFPGRPPTGAKLALKPFHVWGIRVRLQVSNRLRDLALFDLALDSKLRGCDLVKLRVGDVMTASGVRSRVMVMQQKTGRPVQFEITEQARRSIAAWIDRRSLKSDDFLFPSRVRHGRPITTRQYARLVDQWVQLVGLDPAGYGTHSLRRTKVALLYKKTGNLRACQLLLGHTKLESTVRYLGVEVDDALEMSEALEI
- a CDS encoding thermonuclease family protein yields the protein MIDCPSAYVVDGDSLRCGSERIRLLGIDAPEISHCPAWRVCTAGDGQASKRSLMAALRNGRVRYQAITVDRFGRTVAVVWAGAINLSCWQLQRAQAVYKPRWDNGRIIARACR
- a CDS encoding sigma-70 family RNA polymerase sigma factor, translating into MQPDQRLAVFEAQRPRLLRLAYRMLGSLSEAEDVVQDAWPRWAVVSGGVDVPAAYLTRIVTRLCLDQLKSARARREEYVGAWLPEPLLQQADEEAIADDVTLTLMMAMERLSTLERAAFLLHDIFETPLNEVAATLEREPAAVRQLASRARRHVREARPRFTLSPQSASELVRAFHEASTKGDIKMLSGILADEVAVFSDGGGKVLAFRNVVRGMDRVIRLFEGLARKAAYRPRLLCNVMIDGLPGFVSIDRGEVLQTTALEVEGGKITALYIVRNPDKLSHVEEMLAEQTA
- a CDS encoding carboxymuconolactone decarboxylase family protein, with translation MTPRLDNPSAVFPAGFKAMVALEQALAQAIDPELLELVKLRASQINGCAFCIYMHTSDLRKRGVDEMKLYLLNAWRDSYLFSERERAALAWTEALTRVADDGAPDDAYNALAEQFSEEERVQLTFAIGAINVWNRLQVGFQVAHPPRGAAMRDAA
- a CDS encoding GreA/GreB family elongation factor, producing MSVAFRRESDEEHLEPRFELPIPPGPNLVTPRGLALIEARVAELEARLADPLPEEERNAVLRDARYWRVRQASAQLAPVPSGETVAIGTLVTYKRENQSRTVEIVGHDESDPATARIGFNAPLVRAMLGAELGDEIELPNGHTLTILAIA
- a CDS encoding ABC-F family ATP-binding cassette domain-containing protein, whose protein sequence is MSSLLTLDSVSASAPDGRLLFSGLSFSVTTNQRVGLVGRNGSGKSTLLAIIDGKAKPSGGHVAATARIGTLAQDLPAERTVADAIGILPIREAVARIEAGEGTEGDFALADWTLDARVAGALASSGLTGIDLERRVGSFSGGERTRIGIAKLLIEASDLILLDEPTNNLDAAGRAAVDELLTRWAGAAIIASHDRKLLEGMDRIIELNPIAVRQFGGGWSDFAAAREAERERARATLAAADQDLKEVKRIAQARHENKARRDRAGKTYAASGSAPKILMGRQAERAENSTGRDGKRAERQLNQAAQKFSEANALVELTVPLTFDLPSSRLSSSKELLSIEDATVAVGPDRVLGPWSLDIRGPERVAVRGSNGAGKSTLLRLAMGEIMPASGSVKRAEGCLAMMDQHVALLDPTLTVIENYQRRHREATRESSHAALARFAFRNREAQRPVGTLSGGERLRAALAVVLGGASPPQLLALDEPTNHVDLESIEALEQALSQYDGALLLVSHDQSFIDRIGVSREMNLDR